A window of Ranitomeya variabilis isolate aRanVar5 chromosome 2, aRanVar5.hap1, whole genome shotgun sequence contains these coding sequences:
- the ST3GAL2 gene encoding CMP-N-acetylneuraminate-beta-galactosamide-alpha-2,3-sialyltransferase 2, with product MQVRMRCSLRLWLLSTSVLLFIMSLLFTSHHGTETPLYSELGGWASAEGHPVRLVPGYPGVRHRPPPPSISRDCSCQHCLRQPGDSAWFDSHYDAAISPVWTLENRELPADVQHWWMMLQPQFRSHNTLEILTQLFQIIPGQNPYKQQDPLLCRRCAVVGNSGNLRGSGYGTDIDSHNFIMRMNQAPTLGYEGDVGSRTSHHFMYPESAKNLPANVSFVLVPFKALDLLWITSALSTGQIRFTYAPVKAFLRVDKDKVQIYNPAFFKYIHDRWTQHRGRYPSTGMLVLFFALHVCDEVNVFGFGADARGNWHHYWENNRYAGEFRKTGVHDADSEAQLIDSLRREGKIKVYGGGTL from the exons ATGCAGGTCAGGATGAGGTGCTCCCTGCGATTATGGCTGCTCAGCACCTCGGTCCTGCTCTTCATCATGTCCCTCCTCTTCACCTCCCACCATGGCACGGAGACCCCACTCTATTCAGAGCTGGGGGGATGGGCGTCAGCGGAGGGGCATCCAGTCCGGCTCGTGCCAGGTTACCCCGGGGTGAGGCATCGCCCCCCTCCGCCATCCATCTCAAGGGACTGCTCCTGTCAGCACTGCCTGCGGCAACCGGGGGACTCCGCCTGGTTCGACAGTCACTACGATGCGGCCATCTCTCCTGTGTGGACCCTCGAGAACCGGGAGCTGCCGGCAGACGTCCAGCACTGGTGGATG ATGCTACAACCTCAGTTTCGGTCACACAACACTCTGGAGATCCTGACTCAGCTCTTCCAGATCATTCCGGGGCAGAACCCATACAAGCAGCAGGACCCCCTCCTCTGCCGACGCTGTGCTGTGGTTGGAAATTCTGGGAATCTGCGGGGATCCGGCTATGGCACAGACATAGACAGCCACAACTTCATCATGAG GATGAACCAGGCCCCGACGCTCGGCTATGAGGGGGACGTCGGCTCTCGGACCTCCCACCACTTCATGTACCCGGAAAGTGCCAAGAATCTCCCGGCCAACGTCAGCTTCGTGCTGGTGCCGTTCAAGGCGCTGGACCTGCTGTGGATCACCAGCGCACTCTCCACCGGGCAGATCCGCTT CACGTACGCTCCGGTGAAGGCCTTCCTGCGGGTGGACAAGGACAAG GTTCAGATCTACAATCCGGCCTTCTTTAAGTACATCCACGACCGCTGGACTCAGCACCGCGGCCGCTACCCCTCCACCGGGATGCTGGTGCTGTTCTTTGCGCTCCACGTGTGTGACGAG GTGAATGTTTTTGGATTTGGCGCGGACGCTCGGGGTAACTGGCATCACTACTGGGAGAACAACCGCTACGCCGGAGAATTCCGGAAGACTGGAGTGCACGACGCCGACTCTGAGGCGCAGCTCATCGACTCGCTGAGGCGGGAGGGAAAGATCAAGGTGTACGGTGGTGGGACGCTCTGA